From a single Silene latifolia isolate original U9 population chromosome 6, ASM4854445v1, whole genome shotgun sequence genomic region:
- the LOC141587206 gene encoding uncharacterized protein LOC141587206: MNNSNSQVNEDAQSSPLLLSEAPNLRNWFSSYTYQSPVLDSNEEFCISPIGVDEGEYAKKEFYVEDSEDEELENCVNLSKIGKTYQPGVSRMKNGGLSNPQKPIVEARKVECVPNVEIPVYPDSLSLQSEPPDVGDWFSSYAYESPELDSADFDVSVKPNHCFNYSEKVDKENDQHCKEFTTDVKVEVLSSRVLISEPSDMNAMSTGTKNSNLYSAAQKHISEENDFSSENNLCPKTTSGQSPQGSALGGSCIISDESVLCQRTSVENITPMIQEGLQASVSKVSDNDSGWIQLNHKSQKSYPKKSKQDENQYISTENKFTSFAKNTGPQVHGEKSPQKFGPGKRKTDMKITSVSSSMDKSPGEVRREVFKEMTNTRYPCAQESAGKWRCPQKNKPNAGPPLKQLRLEKWVHRV, translated from the exons ATGAACAACTCCAATTCTCAG GTTAATGAAGATGCACAATCATCACCTTTACTACTTTCTG AGGCTCCGAATCTCAGGAACTGGTTCTCAAGTTATACTTATCAATCTCCTGTGTTGGACTCAAATGAAGAATTCTGCATTTCTCCTattggtgttgatgaaggagAGTATGCAAAGAAAGAGTTCTATGTTGAAGACAGTGAGGATGAAGAGTTGGAAAACTGTGTAAATTTGAGTAAGATTGGAAAAACCTACCAACCCGGCGTTAGTCGTATGAAAAATGGTGGCCTATCAAACCCTCAGAAACCTATAGTCGAAGCTAGAAAGGTTGAATGTGTTCCTAATGTTGAG ATTCCAGTCTATCCTGATTCACTTTCACTTCAATCTG AGCCGCCTGATGTAGGCGATTGGTTCTCAAGTTATGCATACGAGTCTCCGGAATTAGATAGTGCTGATTTTGATGTTTCAGTGAAACCAAATCACTGTTTCAACTATTCTGAAAAGGTTGataaagaaaatgatcaacattGTAAGGAGTTCACAACAGATGTTAAAGTTGAAGTACTCTCTTCCAGGGTGTTAATTTCAGAACCCTCTGACATGAATGCAATGTCCACTGGGACTAAGAACAGCAACTTATATTCTGCTGCCCAG AAACATATTTCAGAAGAAAACGACTTCTCTTCGGAGAACAATTTGTGTCCTAAAACAACTTCTGGCCAAAGTCCTCAAGGATCAGCTCTTGGTGGTAGTTGTATCATATCTGACGAATCTGTTCTATGTCAAAGAACTAGCGTTGAAAATATTACGCCAATGATACAAGAGGGTTTGCAAGCAAGTGTATCCAAAGTTTCTGATAATGATTCTGGATGGATACAGCTCAATCACAAATCTCAAAAATCATATCCCAAAAAGAGCAAACAAGATGAGAACCAATACATATCTACAGAAAATAAATTCACTTCATTTGCGAAAAACACCGGTCCACAGGTCCATGGTGAAAAGTCTCCTCAGAAGTTTGGACCAGGGAAACGCAAGACTGACATGAAAATAACCTCAGTGAGCTCTTCTATGGACAAAAGCCCTGGAGAAGTTAGAAGAGAGGTCTTCAAAGAAATGACCAACACACGGTATCCATGTGCTCAGGAATCTGCCGGGAAATGGAGGTGCCCACAGAAAAATAAACCAAATGCTGGACCTCCTCTGAAACAACTTCGACTTGAGAAATGGGTGCATCGTGTTTGA